One Oryza brachyantha chromosome 3, ObraRS2, whole genome shotgun sequence DNA segment encodes these proteins:
- the LOC102706637 gene encoding THO complex subunit 1, translated as MADLTPPPPSTAGLRILLSKDRPPASSSSSAPATAAAAVSSHTDRDRIIGVFRDALSRTESPEAFALQAVQEAIKPQKQTVLVLEENQSLENALRALLQELASSAVQSGKRIMQYGNSLDNGESNCPITRLLDIVLYLCERGHVEGGMVFQLLEDLTEMSTIKDCKDVFGYIESKQDVLGKQELFGRGKLVMLRTCNQLLRRLSKANDVVFCGRIIMFLAHFFPLSERSALNIKGVFNTSNETKYEKDATDGISVDFNFYNTLWSLQEHFSNPALTAANLTKWQNFASNLTVVLSTFEAQPLSEDDGKLNNLDQEEDAAFNIKYLTSSKLMGLELKDPSFRRHILVQCLILFDFLKAPGKTDKEGPTGSMKEEIDSCEERVKKLLEIIPPKGKEFLQSIEHILEREKNWVWWKRDGCLAFEKQPFEKKSGQAGVKKRKPRWRLGNKELAQLWKWAEQNPNALTDSERICMPSVTEYWKPLAEDMDPSAGIEDEYHHKNNRVYCWKGLRFSARQDLEGFSRFCDYGIEGVVPQELLPPEVRSKFYSKPSDKAKRPKREDAKGTSAQPKEQQVASATPETDGGGSGAEPEEGAVPMDSDNAAIDEGRKQSPEEVSGPESGQCEAEADGEDNMKNEASKDGPSKETA; from the exons ATGGCGGacctcacgccgccgccgccgtccaccgccgggCTGCGCATCCTCCTCAGCAAGGATCGGCcgccagcctcctcctcctcctctgcgcCCGCtaccgccgcggccgccgtatCCAGCCACACCGACCGCGACCGCATCATT GGGGTGTTCCGGGATGCGCTGTCTAGGACTGAATCCCCTGAAGCTTTCGCACTTCAGGCGGTTCAGGAAGCGATTAAACCTCAG AAGCAAACAGTGCTGGTTCTAGAGGAGAACCAATCTTTAGAAAATGCTCTACGAGCTTTGCTGCAGGAACTTGCA TCATCTGCAGTTCAATCTGGTAAAAGAATTATGCAATACGGGAATTCACTGGATAATGGAGAAAGTAATTGCCCAATAACACGGCTTCTTG ATATCGTGCTTTACCTTTGCGAAAGAGGGCATGTTGAGGGAGGTATGGTATTCCAGCTGTTAGAAGATCTAACAGAAATGTCAACTATCAAAGACTGCAAAGATGTCTTTGGATATATTGAGAGCAAACAAGATGTCTTGGGGAAG CAAGAGCTTTTTGGGCGTGGCAAGCTAGTTATGCTAAGAACCTGCAACCAACTACTTCGAAGATTATCAAAG GCAAATGATGTGGTATTCTGCGGCCGTATAATCATGTTTCTAGCACATTTCTTCCCGTTATCGGAACGTTCAG CTCTCAATATTAAGGGAGTTTTTAACACATCAAATGAAACAAAGTATGAGAAAGACGCTACAGATG GAATTTCTGTTGATTTCAACTTCTACAATACCCTGTGGAGTCTACAG GAGCATTTTAGTAACCCTGCTTTGACTGCTGCAAATCTGAcaaaatggcaaaattttGCTTCCAATTTAACG GTTGTGCTAAGCACATTTGAAGCTCAGCCTCTCAGTGAGGACGATGGAAAACTTAACAATCTTGACCAAGAGGAAGATGCTGCTTTCAATATCAAGTACCTGACAAGTAGTAAATTGATGGGTTTGGAG TTGAAGGACCCAAGTTTTCGACGCCACATCCTTGTCCAGTGCCTTATATTGTTCGACTTTCTAAAGGCACCTGGAAAGACTGACAAAGAAGGTCCAACTGGGAGCATG AAAGAGGAAATTGATTCCTGTGAAGAGCGTGTTAAGAAGCTTCTGGAGATAATTCCAccaaaaggaaaggaattcCTACAAAGCATTGAGCACATTCTTGAGCGGGAGAAAAATTGG GTTTGGTGGAAACGAGATGGATGCCTTGCATTTGAAAAACaaccttttgaaaagaaatcaGGCCAAGCTGGAGTCAAAAAACG GAAGCCAAGGTGGAGATTGGGAAACAAAGAACTTGCCCAACTGTGGAAATGGGCAGAACAAAACCCT AATGCTCTGACTGATTCTGAACGCATTTGCATGCCATCAGTAACAGAGTATTGGAAACCGCTTGCAGAAGAT ATGGATCCATCTGCTGGAATTGAGGATGAATATCACCACAAGAATAATCGT GTGTATTGCTGGAAAGGGTTACGTTTTTCAGCCAGGCAAGATTTGGAAGGGTTTTCTCGG TTTTGTGACTATGGTATTGAAGGAGTTGTACCTCAAGAACTCTTGCCACCTGAAGTCCGTTCCAAGTTTTATTCAAAGCCCAGTGATAAGGCTAAACGACCTAAGAGGGAAGACGCAAAAGGCACTTCAGCTCAACCCAAGGAACAACAG GTTGCTTCGGCCACACCGGAGACCGATGGTGGCGGCAGTGGGGCTGAACCAGAAGAAGGTGCTGTGCCAATGGATTCTGATAACGCCGCGATCGACGAAGGCCGGAAGCAGAGCCCAGAGGAGGTCTCTGGACCTGAAAGCGGGCAGTGCGAGGCTGAAGCCGATGGCGAAGACAACATGAAAAACGAGGCTAGCAAAGACGGTCCATCCAAGGAGACGGCATAG